Proteins encoded in a region of the Globicephala melas chromosome 1, mGloMel1.2, whole genome shotgun sequence genome:
- the JUN gene encoding transcription factor Jun, with the protein MTAKMETTFYDDALNASFLQSESGAYGYSNPKILKQSMTLNLADPVGSLKPHLRAKNSDLLTSPDVGLLKLASPELERLIIQSSNGHITTTPTPTQFLCPKNVTDEQEGFAEGFVRALAELHSQNTLPSVTSAAQPVSGAGLVAPAVASVAGGGGGGGGGGGFGASLHSEPPVYANLSNFNPGALSGGGGGGGAPSYGAAGLAFPAQPQQQQPPPPPPPPPHHLPQQIPVQHPRLQALKEEPQTVPEMPGETPPLSPIDMESQERIKAERKRMRNRIAASKCRKRKLERIARLEEKVKTLKAQNSELASTANMLREQVAQLKQKVMNHVNSGCQLMLTQQLQTF; encoded by the coding sequence ATGACTGCAAAGATGGAAACGACCTTCTACGACGATGCCCTCAACGCCTCGTTCCTCCAGTCCGAGAGCGGCGCCTACGGCTACAGTAACCCCAAGATCCTGAAGCAGAGCATGACCCTGAACCTGGCCGACCCCGTGGGCAGCCTGAAGCCGCACCTCCGGGCCAAGAACTCCGACCTCCTCACCTCGCCCGACGTGGGGCTGCTCAAGCTGGCGTCGCCCGAGCTGGAGCGCCTGATAATCCAGTCCAGCAACGGGCACATCACCACCACGCCGACCCCCACCCAGTTCCTGTGTCCCAAGAACGTGACGGACGAGCAGGAGGGCTTCGCCGAGGGCTTCGTGCGCGCCCTGGCCGAACTGCACAGCCAGAACACGCTGCCCAGCGTCACGTCGGCGGCGCAGCCGGTCAGCGGGGCGGGCCTGGTGGCCCCGGCCGTGGCCTCGGTggcgggcggcggcggtggcggcggcggcggcggcggcttcGGCGCCAGCCTGCACAGCGAGCCGCCGGTCTACGCCAACCTCAGCAACTTCAACCCGGGCGCGCTgagcggtggcggcggcggcggcggggcgccCTCCTACGGCGCGGCCGGCCTGGCCTTTCccgcgcagcctcagcagcagcagccgccgccgccgccgccgccgccgccgcaccaCCTGCCCCAGCAGATCCCCGTGCAGCACCCGCGGCTGCAGGCCCTGAAGGAGGAGCCGCAGACGGTCCCCGAGATGCCCGGGGAAACGCCGCCCCTGTCCCCCATCGACATGGAGTCCCAGGAGCGGATCAAGGCGGAGAGGAAGCGCATGAGGAACCGCATCGCTGCCTCCAAGTGCCGGAAAAGGAAGCTGGAGAGGATCGCCCGGCTGGAGGAAAAAGTGAAAACCTTGAAAGCGCAGAACTCGGAGCTGGCGTCCACGGCCAACATGCTCAGGGAACAGGTGGCCCAGCTTAAGCAGAAAGTCATGAACCACGTTAACAGTGGGTGCCAACTCATGCTAACGCAGCAGTTGCAAACGTTTTGA